CTGGAACCCAAAAATGACAGAACTAAGCGCCCAGTGGAGCCCTGGAGGTGGTTGGAGTCGGTGACATGGCCTCCTGGGGCCTGAACCacagagcaggaggctggggagagactaGTGAGAGCTCTCACTGCAGGCCCAGTAGACAATGTGGGGTGTGCGTCCCCTTCAATGCCactgtcccttctctccaggtGTGTACAGGGAGCCCTCCCTCTCAGCCCAATCTGGCTCACTGGTGCTCTCTGGAGACAACCTGACCCTCCAGTGTCACTCAGAGGCCGGCTTTGACAGATTTGCTCTTACCAGGGATGAGGCGCTCACACCCCCCCCAGCATCTTCATGGGCAGCACAGCGCCAACTTCCCCCTGGGCCGTGTGGACCACACTCACAGGGGCCAGTACAGATGCTATGGTAGACACAACCTCTCCTATGCATGGTCAGCCCCCAGCGCACCCCTGGACATCCTGGTCGCAGGTGAGGAGCCCCATGTCCTGACTGCCTGCTCAGGATGCTGGGCCTAGTGTCACCCCTGGTGGTGATGGGGTCCAGAGACAGGGTCCTGGAGCAGGGACTGAGATGGGGCCGTGGTCTAGGGAGAGGGAGTGAGAAAGGCAGAGTGAGGCGCCAGGAGATAAAAGACAGAGAGGAGCTGAGAGGGGGTCACAGACAGAGTCCTTGAAGAGAGGTCAGTGGTCAACGGcatgtggggagggggcagctctcTACACACTACAACATTCTCTCCCCAGGGATGTATGAGAAACCCTTTCTCTCAGCCCAGCTGGGGAGAGTGTCCTGGGGAGACAATGTGACCCTGCAGTGTGGCTCTGAGATCTGGTTCGATACCTTCCATCTGTCCAAGGAGGGGtcacctgctcctccccagctccttcgTCTGCAGGACACGGCCGCCCCCTTTCAGGCCAACTTCACCATCGGTCCTCTGACCTCAGACCATGAGGGGACCTACAGGTGCTACGGCTCAAACAGCACCTCCCCCCACCTGTTGTCACTGCCCAGTGACCCCCTGGAGCTCCGGGTCTCAGGTGAGGAGCCCCAGTCGTGCCCCTTGTGTCCTCACGGTCAGTTCAGGGTCCTGTTCCCAGGGGACCTCTGGGCTGGGATGGGAGTGAGGGGGTCACAGAAGGCAAGTCAGCCAGAGGGGAACCTCACCTCTCAGAGGGGTGGAAAAAGCCAGAGCAATTCCCAGCCggcctcatcctcatcctcatcctcatccctGAGGTCCAGAGACATTTGCGGTGAGTGGAGACAGCTGGGGAGGACTCAGGGCtgacaaaaggagaaaaggccAGAGGCACCGCCTCCTGATCCTCCTCCAGTGTCCAGTCCTAGAAGTCCCTCACCCAGAGACACAAGAGCGCTGACTAGAAGAGGCTGATGCCCAGAGGGACCAGGATCACTCACTCGGGCATGGCCTGTCTCCCAGGGGAGTTGGGCAGAGATGTCAGAGGACACGGGGCTTCAGGAGTTCTGAGGCTGGGCAGACGGCGGATGGGGCGtcatggcagagggaggagatgtTGAGACCCATCTCGGGGGAGGGGCAGCCGGGCTGAAGTGGGGAGAATGGCAGCCACCCCCTCACTTCCCATCCTGATCCCCAGGAGACTCTGAGGATCCACTCTCCCCCGGGGAGTCAGGCACAAGGTGGGGTAAGCGAGGGTCTCTGTGGGGAAGCGGTGCGTGGGAGGGGCTCAGGTCTGGTCTTGGCTCAGTCCCTTCCTGAGATGGTGACCTGAGGAACGCTCGTCTTTCTCAGTGAGACCAGTTTCACTGATTGCATGGTCCAAGAAGGCTGCGTGGACACTGAGTGTGGGGACACGTGTGGTGTCTGAGCTCTCCTCCACACGCTCAGGGGCGCAGCCCGTCCAGGAGGAGCCGTGGAGTTGGGGCAAGGACACCCCCGGGTTCAAACCCCAGGGCTGCTACTGCCCACCTGTGGGACCCTGGACGAGGCACGCTCCTCTCCGAGCCTGAGGGTCCTCTCTGCACAACAGGCCTCCGCCATGCCCCTCAGAGAGAGAGCCctcagcctggggcctggccccgAGAGCTCAGGGAGGacagccctccctcctgcccttcccagaTGCACACGCTCCATGTGCACACAGGCCCCCATTGGGGGTGCCAGCCCTCTGCAGAGTAGGGGACGGACATGGgctgggagatgggggtggggaagggattGTGTTTGCTGGTCAGGTCTCTGCCTCGTGTTCTGCCTGGAGAGTAAGGGCACagcataaaaaatgataatagaaAACAAGGGAACCCACCgttctgggttccagtcccagctccgCCACTTCAGGCTGGGTGACCTGGGCACATgatttacctctctgtgcctcagtctcctcatctgtgaaatgggtgggTGGAGGATGGCAGTGTTTTGGTGCATGATTGTTGGGAGTTAGAGGAGGTGAGTGCACAGACCCCAGCACgtgtgtggcacacagtaggtgctcagttaaaTAGCGTCATTGGCTCATTCATGACATCACATGTGCCCAAGGTCTCACATGGTATCTGAACGTTCTGATTGGAGTCACGGTGGCCTTcgtcctgctcctctccctcctcctcctcttcctccttaccTGACACCAGCGTCAGGACAAACGCAGGACACCAGGTGAGTAGGGAACAGGGTGACCCGGCTCACAGGAGGACGTGGGCTTAGGGCACcagccaaaggggaaaaaaaagtagatgGGAAAGTCAACCAGAAAAAGACTTTTCCAGAATCTCAAatcagaaaatccaaaagaaaacacttaatccaacacatatgtacacattgaAGGAATTCTTTCACCTTTTCAGTCTCATGAAATATTGAAACATACACACAAGCAAGGGTTAcggttttcttcttttctcccgaATCACATGTGGAGGGCGGGTGGTCATCACCTCCCAGGGCTGAGACTCTGTCCATCTTGACCCAGCCCAGACACAGGCTGATCTCCAATTTCCTGCAGGGGCTGCAGACCCACAGCCCAAGCACAGAGGCCTGCAGATCAGGTAATTCCTGCCCTGAAGACCCCagactcccaccccaccctcggccccctctctgccccttacactcccatctcctcccccagctccagtcCAGCTGCTGACACCCAGGAACAGACCCTCTGTGAGAGGAAAAAGGGGCCCccatggggggtgggggcacagaTTTCAGTGGGCCATGGGGGCATCGGCTGGAAGGGTCTggggatttggggtgaaaagGACTGAAATTCCCCTGAGTGACCTCGGGCCCATGTCCTCACCCCTGGATCTCAGTGGCCCatctgggagcagaggaggggctgcagcCCTGAGAGACCTCAGGGAATCCTGACAAGAGACACACCCCCTGTTCTGCCCCAGCAGATGCCGCCGTGAAGGACACACAGCCTGAGGAGGGCGTGGAGCTGGGCCATCAGGTGAGACCCCAGCCCTGTCCAGGCCACCAGGGACCTTCCTGTTGTCAAACTTGACCCAATGGACACTTGGCTGTCCTCACGTCACCCAGCTCTCAGCAGCGTCCCACACTGATCCCTCCTCTCAGGCACCTGGGGCGTCCTGCTGTGACTTCACTCTTCCTGGTTTCTGTGACCTCAGTGCTCCTCCTCTGTGGTccccttttctggttcctgtccACTGTCTGACCTTCTGGTTGTTGGATGCACCCCAGGTCTCAAGAGGATGCACGAATAAGTGAATCACCCACAAGTCCCCTAGGCTCCCCTTCATTCTTTCACCCCACATTGTGAAAAGGGAGTTCCCTGTTTACCTGGCTCCATTCAGGTGCTGTAGGTACAGCAGTGAGCAATACTGTCTCCACATTCCTTGAGCTCACCTCGTGGGTAAGAGACCACATGCAAATATGAGAGTAGCTTCCTAGAGTGTAAAGTGCtgttaaggaaaataaagtaaggaaAGGGGGTAGAGtgcagggtgggggcagaggaaacagcaggggcaaaggtcctgaggcagcaACATGCTTTTTCAGGAGGATGGGCCGTGTGGCTGGATTCAAAAGACCAAGAGATAGCATGTTAGGATAAGAATCAGAACTGTAGGAAGCATCCAGATGTCACAGGCTTAGTATGTACCTGAAGATTCCATCAGGAAAGTGAGCTCACTCTGTAGCAGTGTGGACAATTGACTGGAGGAGGTCAGCAGTGGGATCAAGGAGACACTgtttctgtccctctgtctccctccagcaGAGCCTCCATGATGAAGACCCCCAAGGAGCGACATACGCCCAGGTGAACCACTCAAGAGCAAGACTCAGGCAGGGAGTGGCCACCTCTCCTGCCCCACTGTCAGAGGAACTGTTGAACTCTAAGCACAGACAAGCAGAAGAGGACAGACAGATGCACAGACAGGTGGGTCCCATGCTCTCCcagaccccaggctgcccccaccccaaccacaTACCTATCCCTCACTTTCCCCTGTTCTAGGCTGCTGCATCTGAAGACCCCCAGGACGTGACCTATGCCCAGCTGAACCACTTGATCCTCAGACGGGAGATGACACCCCCTTCCTCCCAGTCAGAGGAGCCCCCAGCAGAGCCCAGCGTGTACGCTGCTCTGGCCATCCATTAGCCCAGGAAGGACCCGGACCCCATCCTCCAGCGAGGGAGACTGCAGGGACCCCAGAAGGCACAGAAGCTGCCCCCACTAGACGCTCAGCTAATAACCCCCAGCCAGCCTGGAATCCTAATGTGGACCACCAGGAGCTTCTGGGACTCATTGGGAGTCACCTGGTTCTGCAGTCTGATAACTGATATCCccacattttggaaataaagccACAGACTTCTCAGTAATGCATGAGTGAAATGAGAAATCCAAAACCGAAGGGAGAGAATGTTTTAAGCTGAATAATAACGTAAACATTACACATCAAACCTACAAAACGGGGAAATTAAGaaccatgaatgaatgaatgaatatcttaGAAAAGCCTAAAAAAATCAGTTACCTGAACTATCACaccaagaatttagaaaaagaatagagaattaTTCCAAatgaaggtggagggagggaaataaTATGACAAGATTAGCTACTAACGAGGACaaataaaaaactgagaaaagtcaATAAAGACTTTTCGCTCTTGAGAACATTATTCACTCTTGCAGATCCCAGCCACAACGCCCAAGGGAAAACGAGAGGAGGCACATTACATCATCAGGACAGCATCACAGACCCTACAGACTTTCAGTAGATGACAGAGCATTaggaacaactttatgccaatatactagaaaatctagatgaaatggacaaaatcctcaaaaatacaattcaccaaaatggtggaaataaacataaacaggaaatctgaattgtcatatatatcaaatatgttGAAGGTATAACTAAAAATTTTCCCACAAAGTGAACTCTGACTCTGGAAAGATTCACTGATGAGTGCTTCCAAATAATGATGAAATACACACATGAACGCCTggacacacacacggacacacacacatatatacacataccaaaTAGTGATGAAATACACACATGGACGCCcagacacacacacggacacacacacatacatacacataccaAATTTAAATCAGTTTCTCCCAAAAATAGAGAAGGAGGCAATATTCCTCCCAACACATTTTATCAGGCCAGAAAAAAATTGATACCAATACCTCTCAAGGAAACTACATAATGGGAAAATCACAGGAAGCTCTCTCACAGGATCTTAGCTGTAGATTCCTACACAAAATATTCCCAAATAAGAGTCATCAGTATATAAAGTCGATAATATAGCATGACCATGCTGGTACGTCCTTTTCAGAAATGCATGATTGGTTTCATattcaaaaatcagtcaatacatttcaaacataaaagaagaaatacaaaaaactgATCATAGCAACAGATTCAAAGCTCCTGATAAAATACATCaccaattcaaaatgaaaaaaacctcaaaaaaaggGAATTTCCTATCATTCATCAAAGCATCTTTAAAAATCCAcaacagaaataattttcaaaagtaaaaacttgaaATCTTTCCACCTGTGACTGAGAATAAACAAGAATGTTCACTACGACCTCTTCTATTCAGCAGGGCAGTGGAAGAACCAACCAATTAAATAAAGCCAAAAAGAAGTGAGAAGAGTGAATggatcggggctggccccgtggccgagtggttaagttcgtgcgctccgctttggtggcccagggtttcaccggttcggatcctgggtgtagacagggcaccgctcatcaggccataatgacacagcatcccacacagcacaaccagaggcactcacaactagaatatacaactgtgtactcgggggctttggggagatgaaaaagaagaaaagaaaaaagattggaaacagatgttagctcaggtgccaatctttaaaaaaaaaaacaggtgaatgGATGGAAAAAACTGTGTTACTCACAGATTACAAAACTGTGTGCATGGAAAACCCCAAATAATAGAAACATCTGATATTCTAACTTGAAAAGGATTGATCCAATGTCACTATATGTCATCAATAtctaaaaatcagttgcattgcAGACTCCCAGTTTTGGACCAAGAGGAAGTAGAGCTATGTCTCCCTAACCCCCAGGAGGCACAGTAGAACTCCTGGACCTTGTACACACAACATCAGCAGAACACGCCAGACAGTGCAGAGAAGGCAGCACATGGGCTAAGACTGTCAGGACCCCAGGAGTGACACAGTGGGTGTCCAAGGAGCCACGTGGGGGACCTGGACAGTACCCTCCTCCTGGCAGTAATGAGTCACTACCCCAGCCAGGTGTCAGAAAAGGCCTCCTATGAccagatttaaataagatccagactGTCGCaatataatatccaaaatgtccagTTCAAAACAAGAACCGGGAAATCTCATCTTGCATGAGGAAAGACTATTGTCAACAGATGCTAGCACTGGGATGACAGACGTTGCAATTATCTGATAAGGATTGTAAAGCAgccataataaaaatgctttcgTGAGCAATTGCACAcgtttaaaatgaatttttaaaaagagtgcctcagcaaagaaaaagaagatacaaagaagaagTTAACGGAAATTTtagatatgaaaaacacaataatcaaaataaaaggcTCCATGGATGggatcaacagcagaatggaggggacagaggaaacAATGAGCATGAAGACCAGACAATAGAAAGTACTCAATCtgaacaacaggaaaaataaactggaaaagaacatgaacagagcctcaggacCTATGGGACTATGACAAAAGATCTCACATCCGTGTCATCTGGGTCctagaagcagaagagaaagaggacgAGACTGCAAAACTATTCAAGAAATCATGGCTGGAATTTCCCCAAACTTGGCAAAAGTCATAAACCTACGTATTCATGACACTTAGTGAACCACAAACAGGATAAGTCCAGAGAAAGCCATGCCAAGATGCATCATAATCcaactaaggaaaacaaaagactagtgtcttctttttttttttttttttttttttggtgaggaagattgtccctgagctaacatctgtgccaatgttcctctgttttgtatgtgggatgctgccacagtgtggcttgatgagctgtgtaaAGGTCCATGCCCGGgctccaaacccacgaaccccaggcctcagaagtggagcacacaaacttaaccactacaccaccaggccggccccaaaagacAAGTTTCTGGAATGCAGTGAGACAGAAATGCCACCTGACCACAGAGGGAAACCCATTCAGATGACAACGGTCTTCCCATCGGAAACCATGGAAGCAGGAAGCAAATGGAACAACATTTTTCAGCTGCTGAAGGAAAAGAACTGTTGACCCTGATCCTGCAGATGGTGAAGTTATCCtccaggaatgaaggggaaacaAAAACATTCTCAGGTGAGGGAGCTAAGAGGATTGATCACAAGCAGGCCTCCCCTAAATGGATGGGAAAGGAAGTTCTTGACCCAGAAAGGAACTGATAAAGGGAGGAATCTTGGAacatgaggaaggaagaaagaagaatgagaagaaaacacGTGGACACCGGGACAGCGCAGAGGACAGAGAGTCGAAACTGTCCAGTTGCTTTTCCTCCATGAGCACTCACCTCACGTTATTTTCAAATCTTGAGGCAGCAAACACAAACATACACGCACTGATGCAATGATGTTTGCATCCTTTGTTAATCGACTAACGTTTTAGGAAACAAGGGTAAGTTGAAGTTGTATTTAATTCCCCGAGCTcacacagagaagggagatgTTGGAATTCCGCGCAGCACAGGGACCTGTGGATCACTTGGAGCAATAAAACCTTGAAAGGAAAAGCTGAACCACAAAGTCATTTAATCAACTCCCAAAACAGAGTAACAGAGGTTACCTgctgtttaaagaaagaaagcagaatctGTGTACTCAGGAGTATAACATTCATCTTGCTTGGCATATTCATTAAAAACAACCCTGCACTCAGGTGGACAAACAGAGGTTACTGCCACCCTCGAAGACTTAATGGAGGCAGCGGGGGTCCCATCATACCCCTGCTTGACGCACCAGCCCGGCCCCTGAAAAACTAGACGGATCACGGGCAGTGGACGGTGGAGGGCCACGGTCCTCACCCATACTGACTCCTGTCACAGCTGCTCTGCAGGATGGATGCATTTACTAGGACAGAattctgcagcctctggtcactTCTATGCAGCTGTGATCTGGTAACTAAGCAGCAGCTCTTCTTCACCTGGGATGGACTGCACTACACGTTCACAGTGTCCAGGGATACACTAACGCTCCCTCTTTCACAGCCTCATCCAAAGGGACCCTCGGCATCTTGACATTGGAATGAACATCACATTTGTTCACAATATTGGTGACATCGTGTTACTTTGACCTGATGACTAGAGGGAGGCAAGTACTCTGGTTGCCCTGGTATGTACTCTAGATGGTGGgagatttaaaagaataaaaaaggaaaaggaaattcaaaaatTAAGCCTTACCCTGataaggacagcacgaaaaaggagaactacagcccaatatcactgatgaacatcgatgtaaaaattctcaacaaaattttggcaacccgaattcagcaatacatcaaaaggattatacatcacgatcaagtgggattcataccagggacacagggatggttcaacatctgcaaatcaatcaaagtgatacaccacatcaacaaattgaggaataaaatccacacgatcatctcaatagatgcagagaaagcatttgacaagatccaacagccatttatgataaaaactcttaacaaaatagggatagaagtaaatcacctcaacataataaaggccatatatgacaaacccacagccaacatcatactcaatgagcaaaaactgagcgccatcctcctgagaacaggaacaagacaaggatgccctctatcatcactcttattcaacatagtactggaggttttggccagagcaattaggcaagagaaaggaatcaaaggaatccaaacaagaagggaagtgaaactctcgctgttttccgatgacatgatcttgtatatagaaaaccccaaagaatccactggaaaactactagaaataatcaacaactacagcaaagttgcagggtataaaatcaacttacaaaaatcagtagcatttctatactctaataatgaactaacaaaGAGAACTgcagaacacaatcccattcacaatcgcaataaaaagaataaaatagcttggggtaaatttaactaaggaagtgaaagacctatacaacaaaaactacaacactttcctgaaagaaattgatgacgacataaagagatggagagacatttcatgcacatggattggaagaaaaaacatagttaaaatgtccatactacctaaagcaatctacagattcaacgctatcccaatcagaatcccaataacattctttacagaaatagagcaaagaatcctaaaattcatatggggcaacaaaagaccccaagtcgctaaagcaatcctgagaaaaaagaacaaagccggaggcatcacaatccctgacttcaaaacatactacagagctatagtaatcaaaacagcatggtactggcaccaaaacaggtgcacagatcaacagagcagaattgaaagcccagaaataaaaccacacatctatggacagcgaatcttcgacaaaggagctgaggacgtacaatggagaaaagaaagtcttttcaacatatggtgctgggaaaactggacagtcacatgtaaaagaatgaaaattgaccattctttttcaccattcacaaaaataaactcaaaatggatcaaagacctaaaggtaagacctgaaaccataaggcttctagaagaaaatgtaggcagtacattctttgacatcagtatcaaaaggatctttttggacaccatgtcttctcagccaagggaaacaacagaaagaataaacaaatggtacttcatcagactaaagagcttcttcaaagcaagggaaaacaggattgaaacaaaaaacaacccactaattgggaaaaaatatttgcaagtcatatatctgacaaagggttaatctccgtaatacataaagaactcacacaactcaacaacaaaaaatcaaacaacccgatcaaaaaatgggcaagggacatgaacagacatttctgcatagaagatatatggatggtcaataggcacatgaaaagatgttcgtcatcactaatcatcagggacatgaaaatcaaagctacactaagatatcaccttacacctgttaaaatggctataatcactaagactaaaagtaacaaatgttgaagaggttgtggagaaaaaggaaccctcatacactgctggtgggaatgcaaaccggtgcagccactatggaaagcagtatggagagttctcaaaaaagtaaaaatagaaataccacatgacccagccatcccactactgggtatctatccaaagaacttgaaatcagcaattccaaaagtcccatgcacgcctatgttcattgcagcattatttacaatagccaagatgtggaagcaacctaagtgcccatcaactgacaacgggataaagaagatatgatatatatatacaatggactactactctgccataaaaaaggataaaatcgtcccattcacaacaacatggatggaccttgagggaattgtgttaagtgaaataagccagatagaaaaagacCATcgctgtatgactccactcacatgtggaagttaaacatgtagacaaagagaacagattagtggctaccaggggaaaggggtggtGGGAACAAAGGGTGAAGtcgtgcacctacaacacgactgacaaacaagaatgtacaagtgaaatttcacaaggttgtaaactactataatctcaataaaaagttagaaaaaagatTCAGGCTTGCCAAAGCAGTGAACTTTATAGATGTGCTGCTCTCTGAGTCCCGCCATGATATACCCTGTATCACACCTTGCAACACTTCACACTAAGAAAGAGACACAATTCTGGGTACGAGGCTTTGGATG
The Equus quagga isolate Etosha38 unplaced genomic scaffold, UCLA_HA_Equagga_1.0 130506_RagTag, whole genome shotgun sequence DNA segment above includes these coding regions:
- the LOC124232839 gene encoding LOW QUALITY PROTEIN: leukocyte immunoglobulin-like receptor subfamily A member 6 (The sequence of the model RefSeq protein was modified relative to this genomic sequence to represent the inferred CDS: deleted 1 base in 1 codon), which encodes GSSVTIWCQGSLQAEVYHLYKERVSIPVETETPQDSSNKTSFSIESMSSHTAGLYQCAYNTSMNSSSERSDPLPLVVTGVYNAPSLSAHPGPVVASGENVSLLCSSEFTSVTFHLLKEGGADPPRHMESRTHHRRGQALFPVGPVNTSHGGTYRCYGSHSSYPYVWSHPSNPLHLEVTGVYREPSLSAQSGSLVLSGDNLTLQCHSEAGFDRFALTRDEALTPPQHLHGQHSANFPLGRVDHTHRGQYRCYGRHNLSYAWSAPSAPLDILVAGMYEKPFLSAQLGRVSWGDNVTLQCGSEIWFDTFHLSKEGSPAPPQLLRLQDTAAPFQANFTIGPLTSDHEGTYRCYGSNSTSPHLLSLPSDPLELRVSGLTWYLNVLIGVTVAFVLLLSLLLLFLLT
- the LOC124232840 gene encoding leukocyte immunoglobulin-like receptor subfamily B member 4, with amino-acid sequence RQDKRRTPAQTQADLQFPAGAADPQPKHRGLQISSSPAADTQEQTLYAAVKDTQPEEGVELGHQQSLHDEDPQGATYAQVNHSRARLRQGVATSPAPLSEELLNSKHRQAEEDRQMHRQAAASEDPQDVTYAQLNHLILRREMTPPSSQSEEPPAEPSVYAALAIH